One Ranitomeya variabilis isolate aRanVar5 chromosome 5, aRanVar5.hap1, whole genome shotgun sequence DNA window includes the following coding sequences:
- the ZFAND6 gene encoding AN1-type zinc finger protein 6 isoform X1: MNMAQETNHNQAPLLCSNGCGFYGNPRTNGLCSVCYKEYLQRQNSSSSNGRTSPPVVSVGSGVEASTSQHVVNSKAEEPTESVDPQTQDSSLPQPETASSLQDESSDDRTAELTEAQDCRLSEKGFSYSSIEKGGVQRSVWREGSRKGKRKHNETEQTLDSDDAAASDSGQNSSEEQERSPQKAKVKKTNRCHMCRKKVGLTGFDCRCGNIFCGTHRYSDVHSCSYDYKADAAEKIRKENPVVVGEKIQKI, translated from the exons ATGAACATGGCGCAAGAGACCAACCATAACCAGGCTCCTCTACTTTGTTCTAATGGTTGTGGCTTCTACGGTAATCCACGAACCAATGGACTTTGCTCCGTCTGCTACAAAGAATATCTACAGAGAcagaacagcagcagcagcaatgggagAACTAGTCCTCCAG TGGTATCAGTCGGAAGTGGGGTGGAGGCTTCCACTTCACAGCATGTAGTCAATTCAAAGGCGGAAGAACCTACAGAATCTGTGGATCCGCAGACACAAGACAG TTCTCTTCCACAACCGGAGACGGCCTCTTCTTTGCAAGATGAAAGCTCAGATGACCGAACTGCAGAACTGACAGAGGCACAAG ATTGCAGACTCTCAGAGAAGGGTTTCAGTTATTCCAGCATAGAAAAGGGGGGAGTTCAGCGCAGTGTGTGGCGAGAAGGCTCAAGAAAGGGGAAGAGAAAACATAATGAAACAGAACAGACGTTAGACAGTGATGATG cTGCGGCTTCAGATAGCGGACAGAATTCTTCTGAAGAACAAGAAAGATCTCCGCAAAAGGCCAAAGTCAAGAAGACAAACCGTTGCCACATGTGCCGCAAAAAAGTTGGACTTACAG GCTTTGATTGTCGATGTGGAAATATATTCTGTGGGACACATCGTTACTCTGACGTGCACAGTTGCTCCTATGACTATAAAGCTGACGCAGCTGAAAAGATCAGGAAAGAAAACCCTGTTGTGGTCGGGGAGAAGATCCAGAAAATTTGA
- the ZFAND6 gene encoding AN1-type zinc finger protein 6 isoform X2, with translation MNMAQETNHNQAPLLCSNGCGFYGNPRTNGLCSVCYKEYLQRQNSSSSNGRTSPPVVSVGSGVEASTSQHVVNSKAEEPTESVDPQTQDSSLPQPETASSLQDESSDDRTAELTEAQAAASDSGQNSSEEQERSPQKAKVKKTNRCHMCRKKVGLTGFDCRCGNIFCGTHRYSDVHSCSYDYKADAAEKIRKENPVVVGEKIQKI, from the exons ATGAACATGGCGCAAGAGACCAACCATAACCAGGCTCCTCTACTTTGTTCTAATGGTTGTGGCTTCTACGGTAATCCACGAACCAATGGACTTTGCTCCGTCTGCTACAAAGAATATCTACAGAGAcagaacagcagcagcagcaatgggagAACTAGTCCTCCAG TGGTATCAGTCGGAAGTGGGGTGGAGGCTTCCACTTCACAGCATGTAGTCAATTCAAAGGCGGAAGAACCTACAGAATCTGTGGATCCGCAGACACAAGACAG TTCTCTTCCACAACCGGAGACGGCCTCTTCTTTGCAAGATGAAAGCTCAGATGACCGAACTGCAGAACTGACAGAGGCACAAG cTGCGGCTTCAGATAGCGGACAGAATTCTTCTGAAGAACAAGAAAGATCTCCGCAAAAGGCCAAAGTCAAGAAGACAAACCGTTGCCACATGTGCCGCAAAAAAGTTGGACTTACAG GCTTTGATTGTCGATGTGGAAATATATTCTGTGGGACACATCGTTACTCTGACGTGCACAGTTGCTCCTATGACTATAAAGCTGACGCAGCTGAAAAGATCAGGAAAGAAAACCCTGTTGTGGTCGGGGAGAAGATCCAGAAAATTTGA